The genomic region TCTAGCAAGTGATCTGCTGCACTATTCGAGGGTGCGCACACAAGAATCCGTGTATCCTTTCGGTTTTTATACAGCTGgagaattgcttccactattGTCATAGTTTTACCAGTACCTGGAGGCCCATAAATTATATAGGGTGGAGCTCTTTTGCAGCCAAGGATCATCTCTATTGAACACATTTGCTCTTCATTAAGGTTACAAGTTATTGGCACCAGAGGTGCAGTTTCAGTAAGCCTATTTCCAAAGCATTCGGATGGAAATAAGAGCTCCATTTCCAAATTTTCAGCGGCATCTACTGCCTGATACTGTCTTCTTATATTGACTCGATTATACGTGAAGTGTACATCATACAGATTCCCATCTGAATGGCAGGTGTGAAATTGTGGGTCAAATTTCAAATACACTTCATCAGCCTCAACACGATGAATATAGCCCTGAAACATTAGTTTTGCAGGAAATGATTAAGCTTACTGAAACAAGAAAACTGATACAGTCAACAAAAAATGAACACGATAAAATGCATCAACTGCTTTTTTATCAGCTGGAATTTGTTCAAGCTTACTCTCTAGAAAATGATGTCAAACCAGAGTTTAATTTATGTAAGCAAAAACCTGATATGGCTGGGTTGTTTTATCCACGTTTGCAAGCTTGACAAAGATGTAATCTCCGTAGACAAGTGAAGGTCTCCGCTCAGCAAGCCCTGGGACCATGAGGGCCAGAACGTTCCCCATCCTCCTCATCCTGACACCCTCCATGTCATAAGATCTCATGTCTTCCTGAACCATCAAATAACCAACTTCAAAACAATAGATAACATATTCCACACCACCATAGTTAATGTTTTTCTGAAGGGAAAGCTTACCTCCATGTGTATTTCTTCCATGATCAACAAGGttttaaaataagaagcaTAATTCTCTCTTGTTAGACCTCCTGTGACAGCATCAGGGGTCTGCTTGCTCTCAATCAATTCTCTAACTTCCATAGGAATATCATAACGAGGAAGCCTATTTTTCAATGCCCATCCTGCCTTCCTCATAGGTCGTGAACCTGCAACATATGTGTCCACAGTAAACTGCTTCGTTCTTCTAGTTCTTGAATATGGCTTTTTTGATGCCAAAGACCTAGATATCTTATCTTCAGCCAACAGAAAAACCACTCGTTCAATTCTATCACTTCCcacatcaaaatacacaactGTAGTATACAATCCAATTTCCTGTGGTTTGCAATTTAGCCAAACGGTTAACGAGTCACCAGCCTGAAGCATTCTGTCTTCCAAATTAAAAGACTCTAGGAAACCTCGGCTGCTGTTCCCACCATTTGCTGATGGAGGCTCCATCAAGGAAAGTGTGAAAGAATTATTGGGATTGGAGGCATAAATTTTAGCCCACAAATCAACGGCTTCATCGGTGGTGTTCTTAATAGTGATTGAATCTGAAGCAGTTTCTCCAAGAACCACTGACTGAGGTTTCCCATTTTCAAAGGGGAATGGAACAGAAATGAAAATAGGACCCTCTTCAATTGGATCATAACTACACACAGATTTGTCATCCTGATAATCAATAAATCCAATTTCACCTTTGTCTCCAATTACTGAGTACTCATCATCATCCCATTTGCCTTCAATCGTGCCCATCACTAACCACAAAACAGAGATAACCAAATAATCCACTAGTTCAGCAAATTGTAAGCATGCTCAACACACACAGAAAAACGAATTTATCAAAAGTAAGTGCTTGTTTAAAGTCTTGGACTCTTTATGGGTAAAATCACAAATGTAGTAACTGAAGATACTATAATTCACAATAACCACAACCCATAAGCAAACCCATGTAGTATACAACaagaagaaatcaaaattgtgaacagaaagaaatcaaaattgtgaacagaaagaaatcaaaacctgCTTCTCTCATTCAATTGACTGATAAAAACAACAGCTTCAACATTTAGAATTACAGGTAAAAACCCATTGTATGtgaacaaaaattaaaagcatgAACATTCATAATGTATTCATCCAATATCAGAAACAAGAAATCAAC from Ricinus communis isolate WT05 ecotype wild-type chromosome 9, ASM1957865v1, whole genome shotgun sequence harbors:
- the LOC8280886 gene encoding probable RNA helicase SDE3, producing MGTIEGKWDDDEYSVIGDKGEIGFIDYQDDKSVCSYDPIEEGPIFISVPFPFENGKPQSVVLGETASDSITIKNTTDEAVDLWAKIYASNPNNSFTLSLMEPPSANGGNSSRGFLESFNLEDRMLQAGDSLTVWLNCKPQEIGLYTTVVYFDVGSDRIERVVFLLAEDKISRSLASKKPYSRTRRTKQFTVDTYVAGSRPMRKAGWALKNRLPRYDIPMEVRELIESKQTPDAVTGGLTRENYASYFKTLLIMEEIHMEEDMRSYDMEGVRMRRMGNVLALMVPGLAERRPSLVYGDYIFVKLANVDKTTQPYQGYIHRVEADEVYLKFDPQFHTCHSDGNLYDVHFTYNRVNIRRQYQAVDAAENLEMELLFPSECFGNRLTETAPLVPITCNLNEEQMCSIEMILGCKRAPPYIIYGPPGTGKTMTIVEAILQLYKNRKDTRILVCAPSNSAADHLLEKLLREKAANIRQNEIFRLNATSRPFGDIKSDYIRFCFFDELLFKCPPLSALRRYRIIISTFMSACYLYAEGVERGHFSHIFLDEAGQASEPESMIPLSNLCGRDTVVVLAGDPKQLGPVIYSRDAGDLGLQKSYLERLFECECYCNGDENYITKLVRNYRCHPEILKLPSELFYEGELIASKESNDDTISLLSSVNLLPGREFPVLFFGIQGCDEREGNNPSWFNRIEASKVVEIINKLIAGGNLNEVDIGVITPYRQQVLKLKKAFDDLDMPDIKVGSVEQFQGQERKVIVISTVRSTVKHNDFDRAHCLGFLSNPKRFNVAITRAMSLLILIGNPHIVNKDPHWSKLLWYCADHESYQGCGLPEGEEYVEEYQIQDDGANYDYYNGNPQSTEEHGWNQDYCQAETPKPVTDETEWSDGWK